A genomic window from Spiroplasma helicoides includes:
- a CDS encoding coiled-coil domain-containing protein, translating into MATRHGIKIEDYGLPETITKRIEDLFELNLNPSTMNLLTSEFSVFDEKVKNNISRYIAEILLVENEVLDNQMNLLKKDNFGSAKQEMILKQRKSNLIRLQQILVSKEIIITKPKSKVNNNSEKVKKIEKQNQAVIKKIDLLNIDNALKLNLNKLTDRKNNLENEIEQNQKSIKKLKKDLESRETELESINNQQTIDDFFSVEGFENRDRKNNDMLEKGIIDLKDKINKIEISLEKQNKELKQLLKDEEIELKNISQTLEKEEKLAKEKELKEKQEQEKLAKEKDEQEKKQKEIERQEKIAKQKELKEKKEQEKLAKEKKEQEKLAKEKKEQEKLQIQKNKNENLNKEVKSSNISSLADIARKKIEINSTIKTYDHENEFGINYEDNDDEILMDSKAESIFLENQINKLLNDKEEIQLLIKLQKAREIARQKEEERILLEREAERKRFDRDQKIAEAQAREIWKNERIIKKIKKNSIAKDRRLEKMAREIKYIAQELEDLKLKQKVEELRRIEILKRKAETSTDKILKKDKQKVDTFYNILERKWLASNIESTLFSKDKALRVVNNMKKKAEEVDKKYGNKNFKTQSSEVNKENVINNYTNTKNDLSDTTKKRLEEFIFRLNKNKENNFSETLQSSIQKPLDNFKSYDKNSIKNSFNKSHSITNSKDYKEFLKDESDFEINKRIEYLERKKSLNIITKEEIKELENKKENIKNKSIKKNMNLKKIISLS; encoded by the coding sequence ATGGCAACAAGACATGGTATAAAAATTGAAGATTATGGGTTACCAGAAACAATAACTAAAAGAATTGAAGATTTATTTGAATTAAATTTAAATCCTTCTACAATGAACTTATTGACTAGTGAATTTTCTGTATTTGATGAAAAAGTAAAAAATAATATTAGTAGGTATATAGCCGAAATTTTATTGGTAGAAAATGAAGTTTTAGATAATCAAATGAACTTATTAAAAAAGGATAATTTTGGTAGTGCAAAACAAGAAATGATTTTGAAGCAAAGAAAGTCAAATTTAATAAGACTACAACAAATCTTAGTATCAAAAGAAATTATAATTACTAAGCCAAAAAGTAAAGTGAATAATAATAGTGAGAAAGTAAAAAAAATAGAAAAACAAAATCAAGCTGTTATTAAAAAAATAGATTTGTTAAATATTGACAACGCACTTAAATTGAATCTTAATAAATTGACTGATAGAAAAAATAATTTAGAAAATGAAATAGAACAAAATCAAAAAAGTATTAAAAAGTTAAAAAAAGATTTAGAATCAAGAGAAACAGAGTTAGAGTCTATCAATAATCAGCAAACAATAGATGATTTTTTTAGTGTCGAAGGATTTGAAAATAGGGATCGAAAAAATAATGATATGCTAGAAAAGGGTATTATTGATTTAAAAGATAAAATAAATAAAATAGAAATAAGTTTAGAAAAACAAAACAAAGAATTAAAGCAACTATTAAAAGATGAAGAAATAGAATTAAAAAACATCAGTCAGACTTTAGAAAAAGAAGAAAAACTAGCAAAGGAAAAAGAATTAAAAGAAAAACAAGAACAAGAAAAACTAGCTAAAGAAAAAGATGAACAAGAAAAAAAACAAAAAGAAATTGAAAGACAAGAAAAGATAGCTAAACAAAAAGAATTAAAAGAAAAAAAAGAACAAGAAAAACTAGCAAAAGAAAAAAAAGAACAAGAAAAACTAGCTAAAGAAAAAAAAGAACAAGAAAAATTGCAAATACAAAAAAATAAAAATGAAAATTTGAATAAAGAAGTTAAATCTTCTAACATTTCATCATTAGCAGATATTGCTAGAAAAAAAATAGAAATAAATAGCACAATCAAAACTTATGATCATGAAAATGAGTTTGGTATAAATTATGAAGATAATGATGACGAAATTCTTATGGATAGTAAAGCTGAAAGTATTTTTTTAGAAAATCAAATAAATAAATTACTTAATGATAAAGAAGAAATACAGTTGCTTATTAAACTGCAAAAAGCAAGAGAAATTGCAAGACAAAAAGAAGAAGAAAGAATACTTTTAGAAAGAGAAGCAGAAAGAAAAAGATTTGATAGAGATCAAAAAATAGCAGAAGCGCAAGCAAGAGAAATTTGAAAAAATGAAAGAATAATAAAAAAAATCAAGAAAAACTCTATAGCTAAAGACAGAAGATTAGAAAAAATGGCTAGAGAAATAAAATATATAGCTCAAGAATTAGAAGATCTAAAATTAAAACAAAAAGTTGAAGAACTTAGAAGAATAGAAATTTTAAAAAGAAAAGCGGAAACATCAACAGATAAAATTTTAAAAAAAGATAAACAAAAAGTAGATACATTTTACAATATTTTGGAAAGAAAATGGCTAGCATCTAATATTGAATCAACTTTATTTTCAAAAGATAAAGCTTTAAGAGTTGTAAATAATATGAAGAAAAAAGCGGAAGAAGTTGATAAAAAGTATGGTAATAAAAATTTTAAAACACAATCTTCAGAAGTAAATAAAGAAAATGTAATAAATAATTACACAAATACAAAAAACGATTTAAGCGATACAACTAAGAAAAGATTAGAAGAATTTATTTTTAGACTTAACAAAAATAAAGAAAATAATTTTAGTGAAACTCTTCAGTCATCAATTCAAAAACCATTAGATAATTTTAAAAGTTATGATAAAAATTCTATTAAGAACTCTTTTAATAAAAGTCATTCTATAACAAATAGCAAAGATTACAAAGAATTTTTAAAAGATGAAAGTGATTTTGAAATAAATAAAAGAATTGAATATTTAGAAAGAAAAAAAAGTTTGAATATAATTACAAAAGAAGAAATCAAAGAATTAGAAAACAAAAAAGAAAACATAAAAAATAAAAGTATAAAAAAGAATATGAACTTAAAAAAAATAATAAGCTTAAGTTAA
- a CDS encoding lipoprotein, with translation MKKLLSTLAALTLIGSSSFSVVSCYSPLFSKGANSNSNNNGSDNGDDGVNVDSQSKALAKRALNQEADKALYTDYSKNNGNNITVHSNDPKVTTLKGKDYLGSKLDGNTKFTPYADAGIVQDVAEYALKQQGLSGAYRQQAIEAIKAQGIENIDYSIGGYIKHVQEQNQSFDGFKLGFMQNASDTGELVPMWNAAPAKMREAAGKLGITAESGQGTEYANWFNERIASWLNDGTLQQDQITVSFGPFANSFWHTAWQNNKTPEELAQVIKNIGNRYKTSKFEFYFAAPYLTANGDYMASQKLLAAALKILVEEDSNYDFSLALVTSTKDGVAVSDDEQAMILGDEASPLYTFTKYLGMNFRLNLVPYLTVADTAAVEAPSINGDWEEKTIEAAVTNTSKVWMNLAKKLLSDESLTGINETNIYQRMGVTPWIGRRAEKAAYNFTQNDAVNLRSWAIKNKLGNLSMFYISRDVPSEFISNNSGNVNDLADQNPLDQNIRSGTLYKQYSYADALSGLVTSKEQEAANVGEAKGVDYAKDIIGGKVKEALDAISKQQGSKGWTTPGQATPNPSGEGNNGEGAIHDPNVPTEIPTGFGSSRFDDVKTANPTRTSYDIAKTSNVNSNYYYSPYVDAGLSQGNDIAGIQGATGLDHLTLAFVQQANAQDDTMELSVAGMSTTGDAYTWWQDKQLWEKMLKPMAESGNLQNVKVAYGGAATGGYYQKNPWDWALTKAGNVDGAVNMLEEGLTKYQKGLYDLAVSKKVKNVQMPKSIDFDIEGPAQFRQQPNEVLAKTLAKMKKADSQWDFSITLPVLPAGLTNEGYNVMDTFIKAYKEAGLSLADLPIINLMLMDYGDPIYQSAMSAGKSNYDLAVEAIESTKKNLSSSINSNFGTTGEDSLLYSKIGATPMIGVNDTIYGVFTVEDAKDLYNYVNEKGLGYIGIWSMNDDRGKDFYSKQGANKSLLTHGLTYLDDYDFSKAFNGKF, from the coding sequence ATGAAAAAATTATTAAGTACATTAGCAGCACTTACATTGATTGGTTCTTCTTCATTTAGTGTTGTTTCTTGTTATTCACCATTATTTTCGAAAGGTGCAAATAGCAATAGTAACAATAATGGAAGTGATAACGGAGATGACGGAGTAAATGTTGATTCACAAAGTAAAGCTTTGGCAAAAAGAGCTTTAAATCAAGAAGCTGATAAAGCATTATATACAGATTATTCAAAAAATAACGGAAACAATATAACAGTTCATAGTAATGATCCTAAAGTAACAACATTAAAAGGAAAAGACTATTTGGGATCAAAATTAGATGGAAATACTAAATTCACACCTTATGCAGATGCAGGAATTGTGCAAGATGTTGCAGAATATGCACTAAAACAACAAGGATTATCAGGAGCTTATAGACAACAAGCAATTGAAGCAATAAAGGCTCAAGGAATAGAAAATATTGACTATAGTATTGGTGGATATATCAAACACGTTCAAGAACAAAATCAATCATTTGATGGATTTAAACTTGGATTTATGCAAAATGCATCAGATACTGGTGAATTAGTTCCTATGTGAAATGCAGCTCCTGCAAAAATGCGTGAAGCGGCTGGAAAATTAGGGATTACAGCTGAAAGTGGTCAAGGTACAGAATATGCAAATTGATTTAATGAACGTATAGCAAGTTGATTAAATGATGGAACACTTCAACAAGATCAAATCACAGTCTCTTTTGGTCCATTTGCAAATTCATTCTGACATACAGCATGACAAAATAATAAAACACCAGAAGAATTAGCACAAGTAATTAAAAATATCGGAAATAGATATAAAACAAGTAAATTTGAATTTTATTTTGCAGCACCATATCTAACTGCAAATGGTGATTACATGGCATCACAAAAATTACTTGCAGCAGCACTTAAAATTTTAGTAGAAGAAGATTCTAATTATGATTTTTCATTAGCATTAGTAACATCAACAAAAGATGGAGTAGCTGTTTCTGATGACGAACAAGCAATGATTTTAGGAGATGAAGCTTCACCTTTATATACATTTACTAAGTATTTAGGTATGAACTTCAGATTAAATCTTGTTCCATACTTAACAGTGGCAGATACTGCGGCTGTTGAAGCACCAAGTATAAATGGTGATTGAGAAGAAAAAACTATTGAAGCAGCTGTAACTAATACTTCAAAAGTTTGAATGAATCTTGCTAAAAAATTATTAAGTGATGAATCATTAACAGGAATAAATGAAACTAATATTTATCAAAGAATGGGAGTTACACCTTGAATTGGTAGAAGAGCAGAAAAAGCAGCTTATAACTTTACTCAAAATGATGCTGTAAATTTAAGAAGCTGAGCTATCAAAAACAAATTAGGTAACTTATCTATGTTCTATATATCAAGAGATGTACCAAGTGAATTTATTTCAAATAACTCAGGTAATGTTAATGATTTAGCAGATCAAAATCCATTAGATCAAAACATTAGAAGTGGAACATTATATAAACAATATTCATATGCTGATGCACTAAGCGGACTTGTAACATCAAAAGAACAAGAAGCTGCTAACGTAGGTGAAGCAAAAGGTGTGGATTATGCAAAAGATATTATTGGAGGAAAAGTTAAAGAAGCTTTAGATGCAATATCTAAGCAACAAGGTTCAAAAGGATGAACTACCCCTGGACAAGCAACTCCAAATCCGTCTGGAGAAGGAAACAATGGTGAAGGAGCAATTCATGATCCTAATGTACCTACAGAAATTCCAACAGGATTTGGAAGTAGCAGATTTGATGATGTTAAAACTGCAAATCCAACTAGAACATCATATGATATAGCTAAAACAAGTAATGTAAATAGTAATTATTATTACTCACCATATGTTGATGCAGGTTTAAGTCAAGGAAATGACATTGCAGGTATTCAAGGAGCAACTGGACTAGATCATTTAACTTTAGCATTTGTACAACAAGCAAATGCACAAGATGATACTATGGAATTATCAGTTGCAGGTATGAGTACTACTGGAGATGCTTACACTTGATGACAAGACAAACAATTATGAGAAAAAATGTTAAAACCGATGGCTGAATCAGGAAACTTACAAAACGTTAAAGTTGCTTATGGTGGAGCTGCAACTGGAGGATATTATCAAAAAAATCCTTGAGATTGAGCATTAACAAAAGCTGGAAACGTTGATGGTGCTGTAAATATGTTAGAAGAAGGTCTAACAAAATATCAAAAAGGTTTATATGATTTAGCAGTATCTAAAAAAGTAAAAAATGTACAAATGCCAAAATCAATAGACTTTGATATTGAAGGACCAGCACAATTCAGACAACAACCAAATGAAGTTCTTGCAAAAACATTAGCAAAAATGAAAAAAGCTGATAGTCAATGAGACTTCTCAATCACATTACCTGTTTTACCGGCTGGTTTAACAAATGAAGGTTACAATGTAATGGATACATTTATAAAAGCTTATAAAGAAGCTGGACTATCACTAGCTGATTTACCAATTATAAACTTAATGCTGATGGATTATGGAGATCCAATTTACCAATCAGCAATGAGTGCTGGTAAATCAAATTATGATTTAGCAGTTGAAGCTATTGAAAGTACAAAGAAAAATCTAAGCAGTTCAATAAACTCAAACTTTGGAACTACTGGTGAAGATAGTTTATTGTACTCAAAAATTGGAGCTACTCCAATGATCGGAGTTAATGATACTATTTATGGTGTATTTACTGTTGAAGATGCAAAAGACTTATACAACTATGTTAATGAAAAAGGTCTTGGATACATTGGAATATGATCAATGAATGATGACAGAGGAAAAGACTTCTATAGCAAACAAGGTGCAAATAAATCATTGTTAACTCATGGTCTAACATACTTAGATGACTATGATTTTTCAAAAGCATTTAATGGTAAATTTTAA
- the deoC gene encoding deoxyribose-phosphate aldolase, translated as MELNKYIDHTLLKADANKEDIINLCKEAMEYNFATVCVNPTHVKLAAEILKGSDVGITSVVGFPLGASTTDSKVFETKNAIENGATEIDMVINVGAIKDKNWDLVLFDMQQVKKVAKNSIVKVILENCLLKKDEIIKACELAVEAKLDFVKTSTGFSTNGAIFEDVKLMKETIKDKALVKAAGGIRSYEDAIRMIESGASRLGTSGGIAIIKGQKNDKSY; from the coding sequence ATGGAATTAAATAAATATATTGATCACACTTTATTAAAAGCAGATGCAAATAAAGAAGATATTATCAATTTATGCAAAGAAGCAATGGAATATAATTTTGCAACAGTTTGTGTTAATCCAACCCATGTTAAATTAGCTGCTGAAATTTTAAAAGGCAGTGATGTAGGAATAACATCTGTAGTTGGTTTTCCTTTAGGGGCATCAACTACTGATTCAAAAGTATTTGAAACAAAAAATGCCATTGAAAATGGGGCAACCGAAATAGACATGGTCATTAACGTTGGAGCTATCAAAGATAAAAATTGAGATTTAGTACTTTTTGATATGCAACAAGTAAAAAAAGTTGCTAAAAATTCAATTGTTAAGGTAATTTTAGAAAATTGTTTATTAAAAAAAGATGAAATAATTAAAGCATGTGAATTGGCGGTTGAAGCTAAATTAGATTTTGTGAAAACATCAACAGGTTTTTCAACCAACGGTGCAATATTTGAAGATGTAAAACTAATGAAAGAAACAATAAAAGATAAAGCATTAGTTAAGGCTGCTGGCGGAATAAGAAGTTATGAAGATGCGATAAGGATGATTGAATCGGGTGCTTCAAGACTAGGTACAAGTGGTGGAATTGCTATAATAAAAGGACAAAAAAACGATAAAAGTTACTAA
- a CDS encoding Gfo/Idh/MocA family protein, with product MIKVGTIGTSEIVTKFINATKESEELKVTCCYSRNKERAKEFIKSNDLLAKPVDSFEVLIDEVDAIYIASPNGLHYQQAKYFLSQQKHVLLEKPLTLDYKEACELAEIAEINDVILMEAYRTVHLPHFATLLNACTTIQPFLANFSMTQYSSRMEKVKQGIYDSVFDSKLGKGSTYDMLVYPVELAISLFGPVKEVKSMGLKLPNGSGLNDVVILKHASDVIVSITCSKAAKGKNYNEILSDQATIQFKDCTNLRKMSLQKILEKNASELFNENDDVNPFVYEIKSFSKMINENNFSLRNYLLDISCETIRVLNLVEYNQGKIGENDIWN from the coding sequence ATGATAAAAGTTGGCACAATAGGTACAAGTGAAATTGTAACTAAATTTATTAATGCTACAAAAGAAAGTGAAGAGCTTAAAGTCACATGTTGTTATTCAAGGAATAAAGAACGTGCTAAGGAATTTATAAAATCAAATGATTTATTGGCAAAACCAGTTGATTCTTTTGAGGTTTTGATAGATGAAGTAGATGCAATATATATTGCATCACCAAACGGTCTACACTATCAGCAAGCTAAATATTTTTTGAGTCAACAAAAACATGTTTTGTTAGAAAAACCATTAACATTAGATTACAAAGAAGCGTGTGAGCTTGCTGAAATTGCAGAAATAAATGATGTTATATTGATGGAGGCTTATAGAACAGTACACTTACCACACTTTGCAACTTTGTTAAATGCATGTACAACAATTCAACCTTTTTTAGCAAATTTTAGTATGACTCAATATTCTTCTAGAATGGAAAAAGTAAAACAAGGTATTTATGATTCTGTATTTGATTCTAAATTAGGAAAAGGTTCAACATATGATATGTTAGTTTATCCTGTGGAATTAGCTATATCATTATTTGGTCCAGTAAAAGAAGTTAAATCAATGGGTTTAAAGCTTCCAAATGGGAGTGGATTAAATGATGTCGTTATTCTAAAACATGCAAGTGACGTTATTGTAAGTATTACTTGTTCAAAAGCAGCAAAAGGGAAAAACTATAACGAAATTTTATCAGATCAAGCAACAATACAATTTAAGGATTGTACTAATTTAAGAAAAATGAGTTTGCAAAAAATACTGGAAAAAAATGCATCTGAATTATTTAATGAAAATGATGATGTTAATCCTTTTGTATATGAAATCAAATCTTTTTCTAAAATGATTAACGAAAATAACTTTAGTTTGAGAAATTATTTATTGGATATATCATGTGAAACTATAAGAGTATTAAACTTAGTCGAATATAATCAAGGAAAAATAGGAGAAAATGATATATGGAATTAA
- the nagA gene encoding N-acetylglucosamine-6-phosphate deacetylase — translation MILKNAKIILEKETIENGWLEVENSKIKSINSGLTEKEGIDLEGNCLLPGFIDCHLHGGYGVDFESGTTEAYYKLSKLLPQEGITSYIQGSVTNSMENNKKYMKAFSVFMNNWNNDGAKCLGIHMEGPFISPEKKGAHELALLENPNIEKMKELMELSGNNIAIVTYAPDLQDGSFTQFLLNNNILPSAGHTNMTFDQFVKDYKIGIRHITHLYNGMSEINHRRPGLAASGLYYNDVLCELITDGIHLHPDILRFTYEIKGYQGICIITDAMNAKGLADGEYKLGNLEVIKEGMKVYLKNDGNLAGAGATYDHNVKTMMQEIPNLSLNKLIYMTSINIAKQLNIFDKTGSIEVGKLADLTVLDANLNVQKTVVNGKIVYEK, via the coding sequence ATGATTTTAAAAAATGCAAAAATAATTTTGGAAAAAGAAACTATTGAAAACGGATGATTAGAAGTAGAAAATTCTAAGATAAAATCAATAAATTCTGGATTAACAGAAAAAGAGGGAATTGATTTAGAAGGAAATTGTTTACTACCTGGTTTTATAGATTGTCACCTTCATGGTGGATATGGTGTTGATTTTGAATCTGGTACAACTGAGGCTTATTATAAGTTATCAAAATTATTGCCACAAGAAGGTATAACATCATATATACAAGGTTCAGTTACAAACTCAATGGAAAACAATAAAAAGTATATGAAAGCATTTAGTGTGTTTATGAATAATTGAAATAATGATGGAGCTAAGTGTTTGGGTATACATATGGAGGGACCTTTTATTTCACCTGAAAAAAAAGGAGCTCATGAACTAGCTTTATTAGAAAATCCAAATATCGAAAAAATGAAAGAGTTAATGGAACTAAGCGGTAATAATATAGCTATTGTAACTTATGCACCAGATCTTCAAGATGGAAGTTTTACACAATTTCTATTAAATAATAATATATTGCCATCTGCAGGTCATACAAATATGACTTTTGATCAATTTGTTAAAGATTACAAAATTGGTATTAGACATATTACTCACTTATATAACGGAATGAGTGAAATAAATCACCGTAGACCAGGTTTGGCAGCTTCTGGATTGTATTATAATGATGTTTTATGTGAGTTAATAACTGATGGTATACATCTACATCCTGATATTTTAAGATTTACATATGAGATTAAAGGTTATCAAGGAATATGTATAATTACTGATGCTATGAATGCTAAGGGTTTAGCTGATGGGGAATATAAACTTGGTAACTTGGAAGTTATTAAAGAAGGTATGAAAGTCTATTTAAAAAATGATGGTAATTTAGCAGGTGCAGGTGCCACATATGATCATAATGTTAAAACAATGATGCAAGAAATTCCAAATTTATCATTGAATAAATTAATTTATATGACTTCTATTAATATTGCCAAACAGCTAAATATATTTGATAAGACTGGAAGTATTGAGGTAGGTAAGTTAGCTGATTTAACTGTATTAGATGCTAATTTAAATGTACAAAAAACTGTAGTTAATGGAAAAATAGTATATGAAAAATAA
- the scm1 gene encoding motility-associated protein Scm1 — protein sequence MRRHKISFSFMIISTAIFFSLIVACFIIASSVNVDDEFNRIKEYSSSSEIFNFAEKCKSHISNKLDLAYFIMGVEGLSTMTAIHSFSAVVLTLLWAFIIPIFGIIFGVSALQQIILIFIEKIRREYEYRNMYITVKILLIVFISLFSLFALIGIITTSIIENSLNSVDSDMKNYLTFLNGNSSHHIFSYLTAYKYFIDGGINEIMKNGFENSNINNPGDLHNNLVGASAIISAVIMPLLFAIILLILPIFLASIISNRDNSSSRFSNWLHNLRIDSKKEYWSNLIKNPWFWIAFIVFVVSIIFPGFIHPYKNQTQIFITIFAALILPLGFIPLIIAYMKIVKIRVFNYNKTMFNQIIIFNIAIIFIQLNYWILFREEMTYPVWVSLTWPFISIFLSLISLVGFTRTKK from the coding sequence ATGAGACGTCATAAGATATCATTTTCATTTATGATAATTTCTACAGCAATATTTTTTTCTTTAATAGTGGCTTGTTTTATTATTGCTTCATCAGTTAATGTAGATGATGAATTTAACAGAATAAAAGAATATTCTTCATCAAGCGAAATTTTCAATTTTGCTGAAAAATGTAAATCTCACATAAGCAACAAGCTAGATCTTGCATATTTTATAATGGGTGTTGAAGGTTTATCAACAATGACTGCAATTCACTCTTTTTCGGCAGTTGTTTTAACTTTATTATGAGCTTTTATCATACCGATATTCGGAATAATATTTGGTGTAAGTGCACTGCAACAAATTATTCTAATTTTTATCGAAAAAATTAGAAGAGAATATGAATACAGAAATATGTATATTACAGTAAAAATTCTTTTGATAGTATTTATTTCACTTTTTTCATTATTTGCTTTGATTGGAATAATAACTACATCTATTATTGAAAACTCATTGAATAGCGTAGATTCTGATATGAAAAACTATCTTACTTTTTTAAATGGAAACTCAAGTCATCATATTTTCTCATATTTAACTGCATATAAATATTTCATTGATGGTGGTATCAATGAAATAATGAAAAATGGTTTTGAAAATAGTAATATCAATAATCCTGGTGATTTACATAATAATTTAGTTGGTGCTTCAGCTATTATTTCTGCTGTAATTATGCCATTGCTTTTTGCAATAATTTTATTAATACTACCAATATTTTTAGCTTCAATAATTTCAAATAGAGATAATTCAAGTTCAAGATTTTCTAATTGATTGCATAATTTAAGAATTGATTCTAAAAAAGAGTATTGATCTAATTTAATTAAAAATCCATGATTTTGAATTGCTTTTATTGTTTTTGTTGTTTCAATAATATTTCCTGGTTTTATTCATCCTTACAAAAATCAAACACAAATATTTATAACAATTTTTGCAGCACTAATATTACCTTTAGGATTTATACCATTAATTATTGCATACATGAAGATTGTCAAAATAAGAGTATTTAACTATAATAAAACAATGTTTAACCAAATTATTATTTTTAATATAGCAATAATATTTATTCAATTAAACTATTGAATTTTATTTAGAGAAGAAATGACTTATCCTGTTTGAGTTTCTCTAACTTGACCTTTTATATCAATATTTTTATCTTTAATTTCTTTAGTAGGATTTACAAGAACAAAAAAATAA